In Myxocyprinus asiaticus isolate MX2 ecotype Aquarium Trade chromosome 12, UBuf_Myxa_2, whole genome shotgun sequence, the DNA window TATCAAGACTAATGTGttgtaatgttaaaggaatagttcactcaaaaatgaaaatgatctcatcgtttactcaccctcatgctgtgtCAAACTCaatagactttctttcttctccttgaacccaaacaaagattttttttttttaagtatatatgatatgtttttgtccatacaatgcaagtcaatggggtgcAAAACTTTCAAGCCAGAGGAAGCATGAACAAGCTCCTTGAacatgccaaggagactgcagatgtcaagatttccAGTGAAAAAGTAGTTCgattttagtctgtttctcacccaaaattgatcgtctgcagaagacatggattaaaccactcaagtcatgttttggaccccattgacttgcattgtatggacaaaaacacatcatatatcctttaagaaaaatctttgtttaggttctgcagaagaaagaatgttataagagTTTGAgacaatataagggtgagtaaatgatgagagaatgatcatttttgggtgaactattcctttaatgttagaAAGTAACTATATAAAACTATATCTTGTAACGAAATGTTACAAAGTATTAATGGTTATTTGGTTATTTGTGTACAATGTGCTATGTCCTTACTCTTttgtagtgaaattgttttcctactatGAAATGTAAATTGAAATGATCTGATATATATCAAGAAAAAAACACTACTGTCTGAAGAATTTTGATAGCTTAAGTTAtgtataaatgcataaatatatttgCGTTTTACAGAGAAgaatatttacagtattagtAAGCAGCATTATTTCCCTAGAAAATGCTCCCTTGCTGAAACCGATAATATGACTGGTTTTGGAAATATCCACACTAGGCAGAAAagaatgttctgattggtttttCAGTTGAGTCAGACTTGTCTGTTTTGCCCTTGTCCTTAGGTTAATGCTCTGAGCATTTAGAAAGAATctccacattttttaaataaaaaatccacagCTCACTGAAAAAGTGATAAGGCATCGCCCCAGTAATTTGAAAAGTGACAAGTCAAATTCCCTCTTGCTGTTGTTCTGGTGGCGTCGGTTACTTATCATTACTAATTTTGGAGTAGGCATACAAAAAATCCTTATAGAAATAGATGGGCATACGCCATATGCTTTTACTACACTACTAGCGCTAGATCCTCCAAACCCAAGAGGAAACTGGTTTCCAGCTAAATTCTGAAATGCTAAACAACTGAGACTGCATCTATTATCGTTGTTTCCAAAACCAGACCACCAAGCTGTTTTCTcactgtctgtttctctctcattctgtctccATCTGTCTCCAGTTATCTCCATGCCTGTCCCAGTCCTCGGTCTGCACGATCACTCCAAAGTCTTCCAGAATGAAAGCTGCCAACTGACAGACGGCAATTTTGTTCTTATTGGCTCTTTTGTGGCATTCTTCATCCCCCTCATCATCATGGTGGTCACATACATTCTCACCATCAACACTCTGCAAAGCGAAGCGACTTTGTGCCTGCACCAACTCGTCGTTTGGCCTAAGCGGTCATCCACAACTGGACTCCTCCCACAAGGTTCTCTCTCCTCTGAGCGACTGTTTTCCCGTTCGTCTCTTTGTCGCGGCAGTGATGGGGTGAGCAGAGGATCAGGCCGTCGCACCATGCAGTCCATCAGCAATGAGCAGAAGGCGTCTAAAGTGCTGGGAATAGTCTTCCTTCTCTTTGTGATCATGTGGTGTCCATTTTTTGTGACGAACGTGATGGCGGTGGTGTGCGGCTCAGCATGTGACGAAGATTTAGTGGGGGGATtaatgaatgtgtttgtgtgggtgggtTACCTATCATCTGCAGTCAATCCTTTAATCTACACGCTCTTCAATAAGACTTACCGCGCCGCATTCGCCCGGTACATGCGTTGCCGCTACAGTGAGGAGAGGAGGCCACTACAGCTGATACTGGTCAACACCATACCTCCTCTGGCATACAGCTCCACCAGGCTTCCACTGAAGGTGGAGAGCCCATCAGAGAGGAGGGTGGAGGGCATCGAGTCTGGAGGCTTCTTTAACAAGTCAAACTCTGTAAATTCACAACTCAAGGAAAAGAATGAAGTAGTAAGCCATGTGTAAGACTGAAAACAGACTCAAGtgcagtgcttctcaactggtttcaggacccagattttacactggacatcagGTGGTGATTCAACACAGTACCAGAATTGTTTAtcgttaaaaatgaacaaaaatgaaagaaaatgaaatcaaatcattaataaagccTAGAAACAGTGCTCAAATCAAATATGATGACTACGTATAATATACACATATTGGTTTTCAGGGTTGTTTATGGTCCAGTGCCGATTGCTTTAGAAATACATGGCTTCTCCTAAAACTGGCAAAGAAGTTTAACATA includes these proteins:
- the LOC127449529 gene encoding 5-hydroxytryptamine receptor 2A-like; the protein is MVLNGTTAKFRSSGISAEISTDTSAERWLMEQKVSLINNSMDCNGREDRNRSYSLTSMTVQKNWVALLISLVIIITVTGNILVIMAVSLERKLQNATNYFLRSLAITDMLLGVLVMPVAMVTILYGYTWPLPSALCPIWIYLDVLFSTASIMHLCAISLDRYIAIRNPIHHSRSNSLTRARVKIMAAWTISVVISMPVPVLGLHDHSKVFQNESCQLTDGNFVLIGSFVAFFIPLIIMVVTYILTINTLQSEATLCLHQLVVWPKRSSTTGLLPQGSLSSERLFSRSSLCRGSDGVSRGSGRRTMQSISNEQKASKVLGIVFLLFVIMWCPFFVTNVMAVVCGSACDEDLVGGLMNVFVWVGYLSSAVNPLIYTLFNKTYRAAFARYMRCRYSEERRPLQLILVNTIPPLAYSSTRLPLKVESPSERRVEGIESGGFFNKSNSVNSQLKEKNEVVSHV